Proteins encoded by one window of Vigna radiata var. radiata cultivar VC1973A chromosome 5, Vradiata_ver6, whole genome shotgun sequence:
- the LOC106762700 gene encoding peroxisome biogenesis protein 22 isoform X1: MATGGNGDTSKQELIHLIKRFGAYVTFKISNFFPVSLQNLDIRSFGAVAGLAVAIVFTWRLLRSPSGTQRRQQKRQGASSSNPGVATHSNLSAVPSNACSPSDDSRAQNVVDEFFQPDKPTLGQIVRQKLSEGRKVTCRLLGVILEESSPEELQKQATVKSSVLEVLLEITKFCDLYLMERVLDDESEKRVLVALEEAGIFTSGGLVKDKVLFCSTENGRSSFVRQLEPDWHIDSNPEIVSQLARFIKYQLHVSPYKAERTAANVFSAPSLEQFFGSI; the protein is encoded by the exons ATGGCTACCGGCGGCAACGGTGACACCTCCAAGCAGGAGCTCATCCACCTTATCAAACGCTTCGGAGCTTATGTCACTTTCAAGATCTCCAATTTTTTCCCTGTCTCTCTCCAGAACCTC GATATACGCTCTTTTGGGGCAGTTGCTGGTCTTGCTGTTGCAATTGTTTTCACATGGAGGCTGTTGAGATCTCCTTCTGGGACTCAACGGAGGCAACAAAAACGGCAAGGTGCTTCATCTAGCAATCCTGGAGTCGCTACACATTCTAATTTGTCGGCAGTTCCTTCAAATGCTTGTTCACCCTCAGATGATTCAAGGGCACAAAATGTTGTTGACGAGTTCTTCCAGCCAGACAAG CCAACCTTGGGGCAGATTGTTAGACAGAAGTTGAGTGAAGGAAGAAAG GTAACTTGTCGTCTTCTTGGAGTGATCCTCGAGGAAAGTAGTCCAGAGGAACTGCAG AAACAAGCCACAGTGAAATCCTCTGTGCTAGAAGTATTATtggaaataacaaaattttgcgATTTATATCTCATGGAACGAGTTCTGGATGACGAAAGTGAG AAAAGAGTTCTTGTAGCATTGGAAGAGGCAGGGATATTCACTTCAGGTGGTTTGGTGAAGGACAAG GTTTTGTTCTGCAGCACAGAGAATGGACGGTCATCTTTTGTTAGGCAATTGGAACCTGACTGGCATATTGATTCAAATCCTGAAATTGTCTCTCAATTAGCT AGGTTTATCAAGTATCAACTTCATGTATCTCCTTATAAAGCCGAAAGAACTGCTGCAAATGTGTTCAGTGCTCCATCTCTGGAACAGTTCTTTGGATCCATATGA
- the LOC106762700 gene encoding peroxisome biogenesis protein 22 isoform X2 — protein sequence MGVIRDCDIRSFGAVAGLAVAIVFTWRLLRSPSGTQRRQQKRQGASSSNPGVATHSNLSAVPSNACSPSDDSRAQNVVDEFFQPDKPTLGQIVRQKLSEGRKVTCRLLGVILEESSPEELQKQATVKSSVLEVLLEITKFCDLYLMERVLDDESEKRVLVALEEAGIFTSGGLVKDKVLFCSTENGRSSFVRQLEPDWHIDSNPEIVSQLARFIKYQLHVSPYKAERTAANVFSAPSLEQFFGSI from the exons ATGGGTGTGATCCGGGATTGT GATATACGCTCTTTTGGGGCAGTTGCTGGTCTTGCTGTTGCAATTGTTTTCACATGGAGGCTGTTGAGATCTCCTTCTGGGACTCAACGGAGGCAACAAAAACGGCAAGGTGCTTCATCTAGCAATCCTGGAGTCGCTACACATTCTAATTTGTCGGCAGTTCCTTCAAATGCTTGTTCACCCTCAGATGATTCAAGGGCACAAAATGTTGTTGACGAGTTCTTCCAGCCAGACAAG CCAACCTTGGGGCAGATTGTTAGACAGAAGTTGAGTGAAGGAAGAAAG GTAACTTGTCGTCTTCTTGGAGTGATCCTCGAGGAAAGTAGTCCAGAGGAACTGCAG AAACAAGCCACAGTGAAATCCTCTGTGCTAGAAGTATTATtggaaataacaaaattttgcgATTTATATCTCATGGAACGAGTTCTGGATGACGAAAGTGAG AAAAGAGTTCTTGTAGCATTGGAAGAGGCAGGGATATTCACTTCAGGTGGTTTGGTGAAGGACAAG GTTTTGTTCTGCAGCACAGAGAATGGACGGTCATCTTTTGTTAGGCAATTGGAACCTGACTGGCATATTGATTCAAATCCTGAAATTGTCTCTCAATTAGCT AGGTTTATCAAGTATCAACTTCATGTATCTCCTTATAAAGCCGAAAGAACTGCTGCAAATGTGTTCAGTGCTCCATCTCTGGAACAGTTCTTTGGATCCATATGA
- the LOC106761062 gene encoding cyclin-U1-1: MLTAGEYSSNHGRQLLPETSLSELNLPRVLFVLSSMLEKLVARNEKLVDVLNQQLDGLACGSVRLGNSLNTFHGVRAPSISIPKYLERIYKYTNCSPSCFVVGYVYIDRLTHRHPDSLVTSLNVHRLLVTSVMVASKMLDDEHYNNGVYARVGGVSNAELNKLELELLFLLDFRVVVSSGVFESYCFHLEKEMAVNGTGIKIERALTPKAMEDLEAEISIEDKQSPSPPQIVH; the protein is encoded by the exons ATGTTAACAGCAGGTGAATACAGCAGCAACCATGGTCGGCAGCTGCTGCCGGAAACAAGTTTGTCCGAGCTGAACTTGCCCAGAGTTCTCTTTGTCCTGTCTTCCATGTTAGAGAAGCTGGTAGCTCGGAATGAAAAGCTTGTGGATGTCCTCAACCAGCAGCTAGATGGACTGGCCTGTGGCTCAGTAAGACTTGGTAACAGCTTGAATACTTTTCATGGCGTAAGAGCACCAAGCATAAGCATACCTAAGTACTTGGAGAGGATCTACAAGTACACTAACTGTAGCCCCTCGTGTTTTGTGGTTGGCTATGTGTACATAGACAGGCTCACACATAGACACCCCGATTCCCTTGTCACATCCTTGAATGTGCACAGGCTGCTAGTTACCAGTGTCATGGTCGCTTCCAAGATGCTGGATGACGA ACACTACAACAACGGCGTTTATGCTCGAGTAGGAGGAGTGAGCAATGCTGAATTGAACAAGCTTGAGTTAGAGCTACTGTTTCTGTTGGATTTTAGAGTTGTTGTAAGCTCTGGTGTATTTGAGAGCTACTGCTTTCACTTAGAAAAAGAGATGGCTGTGAATGGCACAGGCATAAAGATTGAAAGGGCATTGACACCAAAGGCTATGGAAGACCTTGAGGCTGAAATATCCATTGAAGATAAACAAAGCCCTTCCCCACCTCAAATTGTACACTGA
- the LOC106762806 gene encoding SPX and EXS domain-containing protein 5 isoform X2 has protein sequence MFGGVAVPSNSTHLRKSGSRPVVYDLDEHEVENGVEEGLLHKVEADDSKGSVTAVGAATMTPSPALLWRFKIGWDSVMIMSGDKRDLFLYEAFLYFNPLLLAALMVWLWGINLWFFAQGGVNYAKIFDLDQNHLTHREIWKCATWMTIIVPTSMTAYIYLYSHGEVSYAASQPVLLYAAAILVLIFPFDIFYFSSRYFFLKTLWRIIFPLQAISFADFFLADILTSMAKVFSDLERSVCRMVHRQVATIAWLEADSVCGSHSVAIPLILVLPYLFRLNQCLRQYKDTGEKTTLLNALKYSTAVPVIFLSALKYHVFPDKWTNFYRPLWLLSGVVNSSYSFYWDVNRDWDLGGFTRIFKFNKPHLFSHMLHGRRWVYFWVIGSNLILRCTWTYKLSAHLRHNYLTVFIIAALEIFRRFQWIFFRVENEWNKMNSKSHSHLSAKEIPNDEEDLLHSIN, from the exons ATGTTTGGAGGTGTTGCCGTTCCTTCTAATAGTACACACTTACGCAAGTCTGGGAGTAGACCAGTTGTTTATGATCTCG ATGAACACGAAGTGGAGAATGGCGTCGAGGAAGGTTTATTGCATAAGGTGGAGGCAGACGATTCAAAGGGTAGCGTGACAGCTGTGGGTGCTGCTACAATGACGCCATCACCCGCCTTGTTGTGGAGATTCAAG ATTGGATGGGATTCTGTAATGATAATGAGTGGAGACAAGCGGGATTTGTTCCTTTATGAagcatttttgtattttaaccCTCTTCTTCTGGCG GCTTTGATGGTTTGGCTGTGGGGAATCAACTTATGGTTTTTTGCTCAAGGCGGAGTCAATTATGCAAAAATATTTGATCTTGATCAAAATCATCTGACCCATAGAGAAATATGGAAG TGTGCTACATGGATGACAATTATTGTCCCAACTAGTATGACAGCATACATTTATCTTTATTCTCATGGAGAAGTCTCCTATGCTGCATCACAACCA GTGCTCTTATATGCTGCCGCAATATTGGTTTTGATATTCCCCTTTGATATCTTTTACTTTTCATCTAGATATTTCTTCTTAAAGACACTTTGGAGAATAATTTTCCCATTACAG GCAATATCGTTCGCAGATTTTTTCTTGGCTGATATCTTAACTTCCATGGCAAAG GTGTTTTCCGATTTGGAGCGTTCAGTATGTAGAATGGTCCATCGACAG gttGCCACAATTGCTTGGTTGGAAGCTGATTCTGTTTGTGGCAGTCACTCTGTCGCTATCCCTTTAATTCTTGTTTTGCCTTATCTTTTCCGCTTAAACCAATGCCTCCGTCAGTACAAAGATACTGGAGAGAAAACTACTCTTCTGAATG CCTTGAAATATTCGACTGCAGTGCCTGTGATTTTTCTCTCTGCCCTTAAATATCACGTCTTCCCTGATAAGTGGACAAACTTTTATAGGCCTCTCTGGCTTCTGTCAGGGGTTGTGAACTCGTCATACTCCTTCTACTGGGATGTAAACCGAGATTGGGACCTAGG TGGCTTCACTCGAATATTCAAGTTTAACAAGCCACATCTGTTCTCTCATATGTTACATGGAAGAAGATGG GTTTACTTTTGGGTGATTGGAAGCAATTTGATTTTGCGTTGCACGTGGACATATAAGCTGTCTGCCCATCTTCGTCATAATTACCTCACGGTGTTCATAATTGCTGCTTTGGAGATTTTCCGCCGCTTCCAGTGGATCTTCTTCCGTGTTGAAAATGAGTGGAACAAGATGAATTCCAAATCACACTCGCATCTCTCAGCCAAAGAAATCCCAAACGATGAAGAGGACTTACTTCATTCCATTAACTAG
- the LOC106762806 gene encoding SPX and EXS domain-containing protein 1 isoform X3 — MFGGVAVPSNSTHLRKSGSRPVVYDLDEHEVENGVEEGLLHKVEADDSKGSVTAVGAATMTPSPALLWRFKALMVWLWGINLWFFAQGGVNYAKIFDLDQNHLTHREIWKCATWMTIIVPTSMTAYIYLYSHGEVSYAASQPVLLYAAAILVLIFPFDIFYFSSRYFFLKTLWRIIFPLQAISFADFFLADILTSMAKVFSDLERSVCRMVHRQVATIAWLEADSVCGSHSVAIPLILVLPYLFRLNQCLRQYKDTGEKTTLLNALKYSTAVPVIFLSALKYHVFPDKWTNFYRPLWLLSGVVNSSYSFYWDVNRDWDLGGFTRIFKFNKPHLFSHMLHGRRWVYFWVIGSNLILRCTWTYKLSAHLRHNYLTVFIIAALEIFRRFQWIFFRVENEWNKMNSKSHSHLSAKEIPNDEEDLLHSIN; from the exons ATGTTTGGAGGTGTTGCCGTTCCTTCTAATAGTACACACTTACGCAAGTCTGGGAGTAGACCAGTTGTTTATGATCTCG ATGAACACGAAGTGGAGAATGGCGTCGAGGAAGGTTTATTGCATAAGGTGGAGGCAGACGATTCAAAGGGTAGCGTGACAGCTGTGGGTGCTGCTACAATGACGCCATCACCCGCCTTGTTGTGGAGATTCAAG GCTTTGATGGTTTGGCTGTGGGGAATCAACTTATGGTTTTTTGCTCAAGGCGGAGTCAATTATGCAAAAATATTTGATCTTGATCAAAATCATCTGACCCATAGAGAAATATGGAAG TGTGCTACATGGATGACAATTATTGTCCCAACTAGTATGACAGCATACATTTATCTTTATTCTCATGGAGAAGTCTCCTATGCTGCATCACAACCA GTGCTCTTATATGCTGCCGCAATATTGGTTTTGATATTCCCCTTTGATATCTTTTACTTTTCATCTAGATATTTCTTCTTAAAGACACTTTGGAGAATAATTTTCCCATTACAG GCAATATCGTTCGCAGATTTTTTCTTGGCTGATATCTTAACTTCCATGGCAAAG GTGTTTTCCGATTTGGAGCGTTCAGTATGTAGAATGGTCCATCGACAG gttGCCACAATTGCTTGGTTGGAAGCTGATTCTGTTTGTGGCAGTCACTCTGTCGCTATCCCTTTAATTCTTGTTTTGCCTTATCTTTTCCGCTTAAACCAATGCCTCCGTCAGTACAAAGATACTGGAGAGAAAACTACTCTTCTGAATG CCTTGAAATATTCGACTGCAGTGCCTGTGATTTTTCTCTCTGCCCTTAAATATCACGTCTTCCCTGATAAGTGGACAAACTTTTATAGGCCTCTCTGGCTTCTGTCAGGGGTTGTGAACTCGTCATACTCCTTCTACTGGGATGTAAACCGAGATTGGGACCTAGG TGGCTTCACTCGAATATTCAAGTTTAACAAGCCACATCTGTTCTCTCATATGTTACATGGAAGAAGATGG GTTTACTTTTGGGTGATTGGAAGCAATTTGATTTTGCGTTGCACGTGGACATATAAGCTGTCTGCCCATCTTCGTCATAATTACCTCACGGTGTTCATAATTGCTGCTTTGGAGATTTTCCGCCGCTTCCAGTGGATCTTCTTCCGTGTTGAAAATGAGTGGAACAAGATGAATTCCAAATCACACTCGCATCTCTCAGCCAAAGAAATCCCAAACGATGAAGAGGACTTACTTCATTCCATTAACTAG
- the LOC106762806 gene encoding SPX and EXS domain-containing protein 5 isoform X1, protein MFGGVAVPSNSTHLRKSGSRPVVYDLDEHEVENGVEEGLLHKVEADDSKGSVTAVGAATMTPSPALLWRFKVLLFLIWAFICCKIGWDSVMIMSGDKRDLFLYEAFLYFNPLLLAALMVWLWGINLWFFAQGGVNYAKIFDLDQNHLTHREIWKCATWMTIIVPTSMTAYIYLYSHGEVSYAASQPVLLYAAAILVLIFPFDIFYFSSRYFFLKTLWRIIFPLQAISFADFFLADILTSMAKVFSDLERSVCRMVHRQVATIAWLEADSVCGSHSVAIPLILVLPYLFRLNQCLRQYKDTGEKTTLLNALKYSTAVPVIFLSALKYHVFPDKWTNFYRPLWLLSGVVNSSYSFYWDVNRDWDLGGFTRIFKFNKPHLFSHMLHGRRWVYFWVIGSNLILRCTWTYKLSAHLRHNYLTVFIIAALEIFRRFQWIFFRVENEWNKMNSKSHSHLSAKEIPNDEEDLLHSIN, encoded by the exons ATGTTTGGAGGTGTTGCCGTTCCTTCTAATAGTACACACTTACGCAAGTCTGGGAGTAGACCAGTTGTTTATGATCTCG ATGAACACGAAGTGGAGAATGGCGTCGAGGAAGGTTTATTGCATAAGGTGGAGGCAGACGATTCAAAGGGTAGCGTGACAGCTGTGGGTGCTGCTACAATGACGCCATCACCCGCCTTGTTGTGGAGATTCAAG GTGCTATTGTTCCTCATTTGGGCCTTCATCTGTTGTAAG ATTGGATGGGATTCTGTAATGATAATGAGTGGAGACAAGCGGGATTTGTTCCTTTATGAagcatttttgtattttaaccCTCTTCTTCTGGCG GCTTTGATGGTTTGGCTGTGGGGAATCAACTTATGGTTTTTTGCTCAAGGCGGAGTCAATTATGCAAAAATATTTGATCTTGATCAAAATCATCTGACCCATAGAGAAATATGGAAG TGTGCTACATGGATGACAATTATTGTCCCAACTAGTATGACAGCATACATTTATCTTTATTCTCATGGAGAAGTCTCCTATGCTGCATCACAACCA GTGCTCTTATATGCTGCCGCAATATTGGTTTTGATATTCCCCTTTGATATCTTTTACTTTTCATCTAGATATTTCTTCTTAAAGACACTTTGGAGAATAATTTTCCCATTACAG GCAATATCGTTCGCAGATTTTTTCTTGGCTGATATCTTAACTTCCATGGCAAAG GTGTTTTCCGATTTGGAGCGTTCAGTATGTAGAATGGTCCATCGACAG gttGCCACAATTGCTTGGTTGGAAGCTGATTCTGTTTGTGGCAGTCACTCTGTCGCTATCCCTTTAATTCTTGTTTTGCCTTATCTTTTCCGCTTAAACCAATGCCTCCGTCAGTACAAAGATACTGGAGAGAAAACTACTCTTCTGAATG CCTTGAAATATTCGACTGCAGTGCCTGTGATTTTTCTCTCTGCCCTTAAATATCACGTCTTCCCTGATAAGTGGACAAACTTTTATAGGCCTCTCTGGCTTCTGTCAGGGGTTGTGAACTCGTCATACTCCTTCTACTGGGATGTAAACCGAGATTGGGACCTAGG TGGCTTCACTCGAATATTCAAGTTTAACAAGCCACATCTGTTCTCTCATATGTTACATGGAAGAAGATGG GTTTACTTTTGGGTGATTGGAAGCAATTTGATTTTGCGTTGCACGTGGACATATAAGCTGTCTGCCCATCTTCGTCATAATTACCTCACGGTGTTCATAATTGCTGCTTTGGAGATTTTCCGCCGCTTCCAGTGGATCTTCTTCCGTGTTGAAAATGAGTGGAACAAGATGAATTCCAAATCACACTCGCATCTCTCAGCCAAAGAAATCCCAAACGATGAAGAGGACTTACTTCATTCCATTAACTAG